The nucleotide sequence CTTCACTTCCCGAGCATTGGCAGACGGGGTCTACGGCGCCAACGGGATGTCTTCCCGTTCAGAGCGACCGGTGCCCATGTCGCTGCAAGGCGCTTGCCGCCTCGATGACTGGCTCGTCCATATAAGCAGCGAGGCCCCTAGTATAGGAAGGCATGGAAGGTTGTCCTTTTTTGTTCTATTCTTTTAATTTTTCCGTTTCTCTTCCCGACCTAGCCATGTTGAAGGCTCTATTTTTTGCAGGTGCTGCTCCGATGAGGAGAAACTGCTGCTACAGGACGTTCTCCTCCTCTCCTACCCCCACACGTGGTGAGCTCCAACCTCTCTTTCCACCCCTTGAACATCTGATCTGAAGTGGACATCAATTGCAATTGTTATGAACACAACATAACAGCAAATATTGGTTTAGTTTCTATGTGCAATTCGAATGTGATTGTGCTGGTTTGATGATGCTTGCTTCAAAAAAAGGAAATCATGGATAATAGAAGAGGGAAACAGCGAGCTTCCTTTCAAATTATTAATATTAATAATCATTTGGTTCATGAAACTTTCATTTCTTGCGTGAAATCTGTACGTACTATAAATGCCACCATCAAGTTAGCTCAAACACAGGCAGCTTGATTGATTTCTATATATGCTAGCAGCAGTAACTACATGTCTCCTATACTAGCTCGATTCAATTCCATACTAGCTCAAGAACACTAGCTATTACATGTTTGTTCGCTTCGGAGTAGCAGGCATCCTCCATGGACGATTCGGAGCTGCAGCATGCACATATTTATTCTGTTTGAACTCTGCATGACATGAAATAATTATTTTCAGTGTTTTTCTCAACTTGTTTTCATTGTTACTTGATATATACTTAGCTTGTACTTGAAGCTAtgggttaatgatgatgattTTGTTCTATTTGGAGGCATTGGTGCCCCATCATCGAGTGCACGgatgcaacaacagcaacaagaTCATGGCCATGCGTATCATCAATCACACCATGGAGATCATCCATCTCCTCACCGATGCTAACTCAATCCAGATCACCGCCGATGTTATCATCCACATGTATCTCTCTTGGTTTCCTTTATTCTCTCCTGCCTTTGTGACGTTAGTATGTGTGCGCTGACTAGTATTGTTGGATCTTGCCAGTTGAATGGATGGTTGTGGTAGTAGAATGGCATTTTTGCTTAGGTACAATCATACTTATGGAGTAGTAAATAACATGTCATGTCATTCTCCAAGTCTGCACATAGCATTGTTATTTTAGGAGCAGATTTCTCATCCTTAAGAAACCTGAACTTGCTTATTTCTGGTATGCAATCATATGACATGTCTCATGTAAATGAATATGGGTTCTTGTCATTTTTTTAATCTACAATTGATCTAGTGTTTTTTACATGGTAGTTTAATATCCTCCTTCATTTTCTAATATGCAAACTTCTAATATGTGAGGTGCATAAGTGCATGAAGTGCAGTTTGCATTAGGCTGCTCCTGCTTGACGGCAGCCTGGTCCAGCGTCACTTAACCGTTGTGACCTAGCTGGTTTGGTTTAGCTTCGAGCTGCGCACCGCGGAGTGGGAGGCAGACACGCTCATGAACATCAAGGCCGGATCAAGTACGATGGTGAAACTATAGATTGAGTCACAACTTAAATCAATAGTGGATGCTTTTAGTACATGTACTCGTGCTTATGCTTTAGACATTTACACTTGTAAAACTGTTCTGATCCCTGAGTTACATGCTTGTTGACACAGTATTATCTCAAGTTAGTTTGGCGATAGTTATTTTTAACAATGGGGCTAGAATAATTGTATGGCGTATGTTATGTTGGGCTCATTAACTAGAactattttttttatttcttgATTGCAGGATCCAAAGGTCTAGCTCCATTGGACTCTAGATCATGGATAGTTTAGTCTTGGCCCTTAATTAGGATGGCTAAATTACATTTGAGTATCATTTGTTGGATatttgctatgagaattatgaattttATGAATCGACATATTATACATATGGTTTTGAATATTGTAATTGAATACCTATATTTTTTTATGGTTGCAATAAGCTATTACCACAACCCACTTTTGGTTGCCACATGTTAGCACCACGAAAAGTTTAAATTGTTGCAATTGTTTCTCGCAACAAACATTTCACCCGTTGTGATATCTATTTATCACCACCAAAACTAGTATGTTGCaatttcttgttacaatgattggAATATTTGTTGCCATAAGTTAATGCCACAAGTGTAGTGGTTCGTGGCAAAATGCCTAATACCACGAAAACAAGGATTGTTGCCATAGTTTATTGCCACAATTGACTATTGCCACGGAAGAGTATGCGCCACAAAATGAGCGTCGTTGGCATAGGTTGTTGCCACAAATGTCCTATCGCCACGAGCTATTAGTCGCCATGATTCGTTACATGTTGCATTAAAGCTATCTCCACAATGTAAATTGTGGCATCAGGTGAGTGTTGCCATGGGAAAACATGTGGCAACTTCGCACATGGTTGTTGCAATAGCAGACTTTATTGCCACGGTTGTTTTTTTGTGGCAATAACCTATTACCATGTATCCAGTCGCAACGGCTGCCAACGAATGTTGTTTTGTGGCAATAGGTACTTATCGCCACAAATCGGCATGTATTGCAATGATCGATTTTGTTGCAATAGAACCGGATCCTTGTAGTGATGTAtgtctcaccgacattacattcatgtccacttatttcatttgtcggtgttcacacattttcattgtattatccatgcttagatttattttcttgctttcttcttatgtgtttgaaaaactttagaaaaaccaaaaaaaattagttgtagtaatttactttctatgcatgcttagtagtagtgctaaaagaaaatccaaaaagatttccttgttcttattttacttgttgggagctttcccgtgtaaatagtttttctcgtttttgctttttatttgcttgttgaagaaaaaccaaaaactccaaaaatatttcaatgtgtttctctgaatttcttttcttttattcgagttgtaccaaggagaagaccacgatgaaaatgttgagtggctatCATATGAATAATTGatgaactaataaagagcccatcTTACCTtgctcctgttgaataaaatgtttgcagattccagcttagtccatggcactcttgcactattattattttcatatcattcggtcgtgcaagtgaaaggcaataatgacgatatttgatgaGCTGGTCGTGGCAaggagaaactggtatgaactcaacttgtcttgtttgtgtaaatatgtttaacctagtgcccatgattcagcccgttatgattaaacaagtttgcaatgacaattagagattatagtttctcatgccatgcataagtagctgggagtggataatgatttatcttggatatcaacatagcattaaaatgattgtgatgtagtatgatgatatggcaTCCTCCTACGAATGTTCGAGTGGCATGCTACCtattgagcactgtgttggttttcccttgaagaggaaagggtgatgcagcagagcagcgtaagtatttccctcagttcttgagaaccaaggtatcaatccagtaggaggccacgcacgagtcacTCGCACCTACCCAAACAAACTCCTCGCagccaacgcgataaaggggttgtcaatccctttacggtcacctacgagagtgagatctgatagaaatgataatataatattttttggtatttttatgataaagagaaataaagctgcaattaaaataaatggaaaatgaaataactaagtattggaagattaatatgatggaaaatagacccgggccataggtttcactagtggcttctctcgagagcataagtattacggtgggtaaacaaattactgctgggcaattgacagaattgagaatagttatgagaatatctaggtatcatcatgtatataggcatcatgtccaagacaagtagaccgactcctgcctgcatctactactattactccacacatcgaccgctatccagcatgcatctagagtattaagttcaagagaacagagtaacgctttaagcaagatgacatgatgtagagggataaactcatgcaatatgatatgaacaccatcttgttatcctcgatggcaacaatacaatacgtgccttgctgcccctactgtcactgggaaaggacaccgcaagattgaacccaaagctaagcacttctccaattgcaagaaagatcaatctagtaggccaaaccaaactgataattcaaagagacttgcaaagataaccaatcatacataaaagaattcagagaagattcaaatattgttcatagataaacttgatcataaacccacaattcatcgatctcaacaaacacaccgcaaaagaagattacatcgaatagatctccacaagagagggggagaactttgtattgagatccaaaacgagagaagaagccatctagctaataactatggacccgtaggtctgaagtaaactactcacacttcatcggagaggctatggtgttgatgtagaatctctccgtgatcgatacccccttcgagggttttggctccgtatctggtagtttggggtacgtaggtatatataggaggaaggagtacgtcggtggagcaacgtgggccccacgagggtggagggcgcgcctggggggtaggcgcgcccccctacctcgtgccctcctggttgctttcttgacgtagggtccaagtcctctagatcatgttcgttccgaaaatcacgttcccgaaggtttcattccgtttggactctgtttgatattctttttctgtgaaatcctaaaataggcaaaaaaaagtaattctgggctgggcctccggttaataggttagtcccaaaaataatataaaagtgtataataaagtccaataatgttcaaaacaggatataatatagcatggaacaatcaaaaattatagatacgttggagacgtatcatggcttgacttggtacatgtgcATGCACGTAGTTGAATCAAAtccaacatagcctctataatatgtatgttcatggtgttcatatcctactcatgctagtgtccaatgttacttatgcataatgcctggttatgatcgttgttgctctctagctggccgcttcccaatcttaaattgctagccttcgcctgtactaagtgggaattctgcttgtacatcaaaaatcTTGAACCCAATGTTATTCTAGATGAGTCAACCATACCTAGctatatacggtattaccctACCGTcataagtaaatttgcatgtgccacctctaaagaacttctaaaaaattatccgctttgtgtgcctggatcgttcatggaacgacagcaGGTAGTCGATATCTTCCGTGCTAAGCATATTAtcctcaggtcgagtgtttattcactcgccatcacATGAGTAAacgggcggtaatagggatgcccagtcccaaaatgcaaaatacaaaaagagttcatctcttaaataatcaaacaaaaactcccaatggagtcaaaatcTTTACTTtccgcttgggaaccgccactagcgtgcttagcatggaagatattgataactgatggtcatgaagtgaatgagaagggtgcatgtctcaaaatttcatttatctctgtttaaaaaattgagctctggcacctctgcaaatcactacttccctctgtgaagggactttctatttaattttatgttgtgtcaccaccttctaaaaacaagcgccagaaactgagtagagcacagcggtcatgatttatgcattgtgtatagctaatgttgggtgcatcatgactggatcttttctatcatgaattacaatgtttagttgCTGCTTGAACTtcggaggtgctctgcatttatgctttgcggcgagataccattattgtcatattatatcatggttgttttgacaacgtgttgctgtttgagataCCTTATTATTGcccgctagctgattatgtcattgatatgagtcattataatctttaagagttattgtcgacgtggttagttataatgttggctgaaaatctgagtgttgtttaagcttatttatgcaaacaagagcaaaagagttcgtaaaagttttttttctcactttcagtttatcaattgaatttcttgaggacaagcaaatgtttaagcttgggggagttgatacgtctccaacgtatctactttttctcacgcttttcctcttgttttggactctaatttgcatgatttgaatgaaactaaccctggactgatgttgttttcagcagaactaccatggtgttatttttgtgtagaaataaaagttctcagaatggaacaaaactttgcgaggattttttataccaataataagaatttctggagccaagacccaccagagagcggcccctggctgggcacaacccactagggcgcgccccctctcctgacgcgcctaggtgggttgtacccacctgatGGCCCCACTAAtgacccccctgatactataaaatcacattaTTCCAGAAAAACTCAAGGAGAAATAATTAttgcgatccatgagacggagccgccgccaagccctgttcttcctcggaagggcagatctggagtccgtttggggctccagagagggggatcttcgttcttcgtcatcaccaacccttctccatcgccaattccatgatgctccccaccgggagtgagtaattccttcgtaggctcgttGGTCgctgaggagttggatgagattcatcatgtaatcgagttagttttgttagggcctgatccctagtatccactatgttcttagattgatgttgctatgactttgatatgcttaatgcttgtcactttgggcccgggtgccatgatttcagatctgaaccatttatgaattcatcattatatccatgttttagatccgatcttgcaagttatagtcacctactacggttatgatccggcaaccccggagtgacaacaaccgggcccactcccggtgatgaccgtagtttgaggagttcatgtattcactatgtgttaattcttTGTTCCGATTCTTTATTagaaggaggccttaatatcccttagtttccaatatggacccgctgccacgggaggataggacaaaagatgtcatgcaagttcttttaataaagcatgtatgactatttacggaatacatgccaacattatattaatgaactggagctagaGCCGTATCGCCCAAGGTTATAaatgtctcatgatgaatatcatccaacaagtcaccgatccaatgcctacgaatttatccttattgatcttgctacattactattgctatcatcactgttacacttgctacaaattacTTCTATCACTGTTACTACTACCGTTACtgttgtcactactatcaaaactatcaaactactttgctactgatcactttgctgtagataattaatctccaggtgtggttgaattgacaactcagctgctaataccttcaaatattctttggctccccttgtgtcgaatctataaatttgggttgaatactctacccttgaaaactgttgcgatcccctatacttgtgggttatcaacgtCGTAGCCGGTGCCAGAGGGGATACGACCGCCAGCGACGGATATGGACCACGGCAGCTTCCGTCGGGTGCTCCAGAGCGGCCAGTAGCCGGCCACCAACCACCCATGCTGCATCGAGGTGATCATCGCGGCCTCTTTGCCACCACGACCGCAAGATGGAGGATTCAGACATATTGATGTATTGCTTTATAAGGTCcttgtgaataattaataaagtggttGTATGCATCTCCAAGATGAAGAGGCCAGTTTCATCCTCTCTTTTTTAAATGCTATCCTCATGATATGTTGATGGTTACTATCAGGTTTATCTGAAACAAATGTTTATTCTGCTATGCACCATCTAAAGTGTTTGTTGTATGCTTTGTTGCTGCAATCGGTGAAACTCAGTTGGTTGTGGGTTTGTGGCGGGCTCATGTGGGCAGGCCGGGAGTTGTTGGCACCCGCTTAGGTGTTTGGCATGCAGCCGCATCACACCTGGCTTGCATCCTGACTTCTAGGAAATGTTTAGTCAatggtacgtctccaacgtatctataatttatgaagtattcatgttgttatattatcattcttggatgttttacaatcattttatagcaactttatatcattttttaggactaacctattgaaatagtgccaagtgccaattgttgttttttgcatgttttttacatcgcggaAAATCAATATAAAACGGGGTCCAAACACCGTGGAAgtttttggagaatttttatggaccagaacacccaggatgggccaAAACAGCACctggggtgccccgaggggggcacaacccaccagggcgtgcctgggggcccaggcgcgcccaggtgggttgtgccgacctcggtggcctcccgcaccccctctttactctataaattcacaaatattccgaaaacccttggggttaacctagatcagaagttccaccgctgcaaggctctatagccaccgaaaaccaatctagaccctttccggcaccctgccgttGGGGGGAATCATCTTCGGTGGCTATCTTCGTCATCCcagcggccaccatgatgaggagggagtagtccaccctcggggctgaggggttgtatcagtagctatgtgtttaatctctctctctctctctctctcgtgttcttgagatgtcacgatcttgatgtatcgcaggctttattaatatagtcggatcatgtggtgttttcccctctctatcttgttgtggtgaattgagtttttccctttgagatttcgttgttatcggattgaatacttttatggatttgagaacacttgatatatgtcttgcaattaaatactcgtggtgacaatggggtatcgtattgattcacttgatatatgttttggcactcaactcgcggattcccgaggtgacattggggtaagcTATGCATAGGGGCTGATGCAcattcttgtctttgtttctccggtagaaatcttggggcactctttgaagttctttgtgttggactgaatattatgaatatgaatttgctttggtgttattttagtacgaactcttggttagatcgatcggaaagaatagcttcgtgttattttagtacgatctctaggatagattgattggaaagaatagctttgaggtgtttcgtaccctacaaacaattccgtctaatgttctccgctagataggaactatggagtgattcttcatcgcactttgaggggtggttatatgatccaattatattagcactattgagagattgcactagcgaaagtatggatcctaggcctcattttcaagtattgcaataccgtttttgtgcccatttactatttgttatcttgctgtttttatttattcagattctaaaaatatatttctaccttTCATactacacttttatcaccatctcttcgccgaactagtgcacctatacaattttccattgtattatGTGTGTTGAGGATACAAGAGATTTCatgtatttgattgcagggttgtttgagagagaccatcttcatcctacgcctcccaagGATTGGTAAACCTTAGATCATCCACTTGatggaaaattgctactgtcttataaaactctgcgcttggaggcccaacacgtgtctacaagaataaaattgcgtagtagacatcagtataGTATGGATTTGTCTGACAAGGCCCCACCTGACTTCTAGGAAATGTTCAGTCAATGGCATAGTAGTGTTCCATTGTTTTTGTCAAAGGGATTATAAACTTCGTGTGTACCTTACAATGTTCGTTCTCGTACGGTAGCTAGGTTCATGAATTATGAACGTGGGCAAATGTCAAGCTTATTCAAGACTGCACCCATACCTCCGTCTGACTAGTTTGCACAACAAAACCTCAAAACAAAAACGACCAGAAAAACTAAAATAGAAGTTTAGATAAAATACTAAAAACTATACATGAACCATGATTTAAGCCATGACCGAGTAAGGTTTAGATGAGAAGTCTGGGTATTCGGCTCACACTTTCTGCACTCCTTCATCAATGGATAGGAATAGCGACAGATATTGCCAAGATGGCGAATTTAGACATATTTCTGTATTGCTTTATAAggtctttgtgaataattaataaagtggttGCATGCATCTCCAAGATGAAGAGGCCAAGGGTCATCCTCCTTTTTTTGACAAATGCTATCCTCGTGTTATGTTGATGTTTACTATCAGGTTTATCTGAAACAAATGTATATTCTGCTATGCACCATCTAAAGTGTTGTTTGTCGTATGCTTTGTTGCTGCAATCGGTGAAACTCAGTTGGTTGTGGGTTTGTGGCGGGCTCATGTGGGCAGGCCGGGAGTTGCTGGCACCCGCTTAGGTGTTTGGTGTCCAGCCGCATCACACCTAGCCTGCATCCTGACTTCTAGGAAATGTTTAGTCAATGGAATAGTATGGATTTGTCTGACAAGGCCCCACCTGACTTCTAGGAAATGTTCAGTCAATGGCATAGTAGTGTTTCATTCTTTTTGTCAAAGGGATTGTAAACTTCGTGTGTACCTTACAATGTTAGAGTCAAGTCACGTTCTCGTACGGTAGCTAGGTTCATGAATTATGAACGTGGGGAAATGTCAAGCTTATTCAAGACTGCACCCATACCTCCGTCTGACTAATTTGCACAACAAAACCTCAAAACAAAAACGACCAGAAAAACTAAAATAGAAGTTCAGATGAAATACTAAAAACTGTACATGAACCATGATTTAAGCCACGACCGAGTAATCGCACCCCTTCATGTTTCTGTTTTATGTTTGCATTATGTAAAATTTCTAAATAAAGAACTAGCTTATCTGTTTTTTGCATCCCTAAAGCATACACAATGAATTCTCAAAAACTCAGCATAAAGAAATTTCACCTTTTTTGAGAGTCGCATAAACAATTCTTGAACCAATCACCATAGTGTGGCGTGCCGCCGCGCACTACCTGCTAGTGATGTACAATGGGTTATCTCTTATTATTATCTACAATATACAAGATATATAC is from Triticum urartu cultivar G1812 unplaced genomic scaffold, Tu2.1 TuUngrouped_contig_4901, whole genome shotgun sequence and encodes:
- the LOC125528476 gene encoding uncharacterized protein LOC125528476 — its product is MEDARPNGATAFTSRALADGVYGANGMSSRSERPVPMSLQGACRLDDWLVHISSEAPSIGRHGRCCSDEEKLLLQDVLLLSYPHTWHWCPIIECTDATTATRSWPCVSSITPWRSSISSPMLTQSRSPPMLSSTLHEVQFALGCSCLTAAWSSVT